From a region of the Entelurus aequoreus isolate RoL-2023_Sb linkage group LG27, RoL_Eaeq_v1.1, whole genome shotgun sequence genome:
- the LOC133644146 gene encoding protein mono-ADP-ribosyltransferase TIPARP-like isoform X3: MTSPKVVKHGSTHKTCALLSISDNVLQPAPPGQAPPDGQASPSPAAQITSESPAQPPLFHTKSLNDVEICDSFLLGKCPEGTSCPKHHTALPFHWQLWCLKTLTWVDVQSSAQVLLERKYCKVDRDTTYYLHDGKRLHRVHFDTMKISCSSTYSSVRRLSNSESHPYFPAKWRIYWRDILHWKEYTQDQSDFLLKKISQKEPHCSLIIDAKKYKVDFTNMTQINVKTGYQRDVRCVAVYHSPESMHPYLKTEPAQPFLQPNFSVDPLEDFTSWYPPVWFSDSKQDMNLVNVPACSRAFKTVQKVFNEGLHEIMVDIVSIHMVQNALHWDKYQRKKVSMQKKHGSCQEPLERHLFHGTKQKAVNDICQNNFDPSKHMYGNCSFFAASAETSHRYTTPGEPDGVRHMFLAKVLVGKKIVGPDILHSRYDACFTIIPDEFIVSDSCQIYPYFLISFKHESYFIDI; the protein is encoded by the exons ATGACCTCGCCCAAGGTTGTGAAACATGGCTCGACCCACAAGACCTGCGCGTTACTCAGCATCTCGGATAACGTGCTTCAGCCTGCCCCTCCTGGTCAGGCGCCCCCAGATGGCCAAGCGTCTCCATCGCCAGCCGCCCAGATAACCTCCGAGTCCCCCGCACAGCCGCCTTTGTTCCACACAAAGAGCTTGAACGACGTGGAGATCTGCGACAGTTTCCTGCTGGGGAAGTGCCCCGAGGGGACGTCGTGTCCAAAGCATCACACGGCCTTGCCATTCCACTGGCAGCTGTGGTGCCTCAAGACGCTGACCTGGGTGGATGTGCAATCTTCTGCCCAAGTTCTCCTGGAGCGTAAGTACTGCAAAGTGGACCGGGACACTACCTACTACCTCCATGACGG GAAAAGGCTCCACAGAGTGCATTTCGACACCATGAAGATATCCTGCTCGTCCACGTACAGCAGCGTCAGACGCCTGAGCAACTCGGAGAGTCACCCGTACTTCCCCGCCAAGTGGCGCATCTACTGGAGGGACATCTTACATTGGAAGGAGTACACCCAG GACCAGTCTGACTTTCTCCTTAAAAAGATTAGCCAGAAGGAACCACACTGTTCTTTAATCATCGATGCCAAGAAGTACAAGGTGGACTTTACCAACATGACCCAAATCAATGTAAAGACCGGCTACCAGAGGGATGTCCGCTGTGTAGCAGTTTACCACTCGCCTGAGTCTATGCACCCTTACTTGAA GACAGAGCCTGCCCAGCCTTTCCTTCAGCCCAACTTTAGTGTGGACCCTCTGGAGGacttcacctcctggtaccctccaGTGTGGTTTTCAGACTCAAAACAGGACATGAACCTGGTGAATGTTCCGGCCTGTTCAAGGGCCTTCAAGACTGTCCAGAAAGTCTTCAATGAGGGTCTGCATGAGATCATGGTGGACATTGTCAGCATCCATATGGTCCAGAATGCCCTGCACTGGGACAAGTATCAAAG GAAAAAGGTGTCCATGCAGAAAAAGCACGGCAGCTGCCAGGAACCTTTGGAGCGCCATCTCTTCCACGGCACTAAACAAAAGGCCGTCAATGACATCTGCCAGAACAACTTCGACCCAAGCAAGCATATGTACGGTAACTGCTCCTTTTTTGCCGCCTCAGCCGAAACGTCCCATCGGTACACGACTCCGGGGGAGCCTGATGGGGTCCGCCACATGTTCTTAGCAAAAGTCCTGGTAGGGAAGAAGATCGTGGGCCCGGATATTTTGCATAGCCGCTACGACGCCTGCTTTACAATTATTCCCGACGAATTTATCGTCTCTGACAGCTGTCAGATCTACCCCTACTTCCTCATCAGTTTCAAACACGAGTCCTACTTCATCGACATTTGA
- the LOC133644146 gene encoding protein mono-ADP-ribosyltransferase TIPARP-like isoform X1, with protein MNEDAFIKSTLSLQSTFRSREVSIHLTQKTSSFTQQPPISMTSPKVVKHGSTHKTCALLSISDNVLQPAPPGQAPPDGQASPSPAAQITSESPAQPPLFHTKSLNDVEICDSFLLGKCPEGTSCPKHHTALPFHWQLWCLKTLTWVDVQSSAQVLLERKYCKVDRDTTYYLHDGKRLHRVHFDTMKISCSSTYSSVRRLSNSESHPYFPAKWRIYWRDILHWKEYTQDQSDFLLKKISQKEPHCSLIIDAKKYKVDFTNMTQINVKTGYQRDVRCVAVYHSPESMHPYLKTEPAQPFLQPNFSVDPLEDFTSWYPPVWFSDSKQDMNLVNVPACSRAFKTVQKVFNEGLHEIMVDIVSIHMVQNALHWDKYQRKKVSMQKKHGSCQEPLERHLFHGTKQKAVNDICQNNFDPSKHMYGNCSFFAASAETSHRYTTPGEPDGVRHMFLAKVLVGKKIVGPDILHSRYDACFTIIPDEFIVSDSCQIYPYFLISFKHESYFIDI; from the exons TCCACATTGTCCCTGCAGTCAACGTTCAGGAGCCGAGAAG TCAGCATCCACTTGACCCAGAAGACCAGCAGCTTCACCCAGCAGCCCCCCATCAGCATGACCTCGCCCAAGGTTGTGAAACATGGCTCGACCCACAAGACCTGCGCGTTACTCAGCATCTCGGATAACGTGCTTCAGCCTGCCCCTCCTGGTCAGGCGCCCCCAGATGGCCAAGCGTCTCCATCGCCAGCCGCCCAGATAACCTCCGAGTCCCCCGCACAGCCGCCTTTGTTCCACACAAAGAGCTTGAACGACGTGGAGATCTGCGACAGTTTCCTGCTGGGGAAGTGCCCCGAGGGGACGTCGTGTCCAAAGCATCACACGGCCTTGCCATTCCACTGGCAGCTGTGGTGCCTCAAGACGCTGACCTGGGTGGATGTGCAATCTTCTGCCCAAGTTCTCCTGGAGCGTAAGTACTGCAAAGTGGACCGGGACACTACCTACTACCTCCATGACGG GAAAAGGCTCCACAGAGTGCATTTCGACACCATGAAGATATCCTGCTCGTCCACGTACAGCAGCGTCAGACGCCTGAGCAACTCGGAGAGTCACCCGTACTTCCCCGCCAAGTGGCGCATCTACTGGAGGGACATCTTACATTGGAAGGAGTACACCCAG GACCAGTCTGACTTTCTCCTTAAAAAGATTAGCCAGAAGGAACCACACTGTTCTTTAATCATCGATGCCAAGAAGTACAAGGTGGACTTTACCAACATGACCCAAATCAATGTAAAGACCGGCTACCAGAGGGATGTCCGCTGTGTAGCAGTTTACCACTCGCCTGAGTCTATGCACCCTTACTTGAA GACAGAGCCTGCCCAGCCTTTCCTTCAGCCCAACTTTAGTGTGGACCCTCTGGAGGacttcacctcctggtaccctccaGTGTGGTTTTCAGACTCAAAACAGGACATGAACCTGGTGAATGTTCCGGCCTGTTCAAGGGCCTTCAAGACTGTCCAGAAAGTCTTCAATGAGGGTCTGCATGAGATCATGGTGGACATTGTCAGCATCCATATGGTCCAGAATGCCCTGCACTGGGACAAGTATCAAAG GAAAAAGGTGTCCATGCAGAAAAAGCACGGCAGCTGCCAGGAACCTTTGGAGCGCCATCTCTTCCACGGCACTAAACAAAAGGCCGTCAATGACATCTGCCAGAACAACTTCGACCCAAGCAAGCATATGTACGGTAACTGCTCCTTTTTTGCCGCCTCAGCCGAAACGTCCCATCGGTACACGACTCCGGGGGAGCCTGATGGGGTCCGCCACATGTTCTTAGCAAAAGTCCTGGTAGGGAAGAAGATCGTGGGCCCGGATATTTTGCATAGCCGCTACGACGCCTGCTTTACAATTATTCCCGACGAATTTATCGTCTCTGACAGCTGTCAGATCTACCCCTACTTCCTCATCAGTTTCAAACACGAGTCCTACTTCATCGACATTTGA
- the LOC133644146 gene encoding protein mono-ADP-ribosyltransferase TIPARP-like isoform X2 has translation MDERGCLHKVHIVPAVNVQEPRSIHLTQKTSSFTQQPPISMTSPKVVKHGSTHKTCALLSISDNVLQPAPPGQAPPDGQASPSPAAQITSESPAQPPLFHTKSLNDVEICDSFLLGKCPEGTSCPKHHTALPFHWQLWCLKTLTWVDVQSSAQVLLERKYCKVDRDTTYYLHDGKRLHRVHFDTMKISCSSTYSSVRRLSNSESHPYFPAKWRIYWRDILHWKEYTQDQSDFLLKKISQKEPHCSLIIDAKKYKVDFTNMTQINVKTGYQRDVRCVAVYHSPESMHPYLKTEPAQPFLQPNFSVDPLEDFTSWYPPVWFSDSKQDMNLVNVPACSRAFKTVQKVFNEGLHEIMVDIVSIHMVQNALHWDKYQRKKVSMQKKHGSCQEPLERHLFHGTKQKAVNDICQNNFDPSKHMYGNCSFFAASAETSHRYTTPGEPDGVRHMFLAKVLVGKKIVGPDILHSRYDACFTIIPDEFIVSDSCQIYPYFLISFKHESYFIDI, from the exons TCCACATTGTCCCTGCAGTCAACGTTCAGGAGCCGAGAAG CATCCACTTGACCCAGAAGACCAGCAGCTTCACCCAGCAGCCCCCCATCAGCATGACCTCGCCCAAGGTTGTGAAACATGGCTCGACCCACAAGACCTGCGCGTTACTCAGCATCTCGGATAACGTGCTTCAGCCTGCCCCTCCTGGTCAGGCGCCCCCAGATGGCCAAGCGTCTCCATCGCCAGCCGCCCAGATAACCTCCGAGTCCCCCGCACAGCCGCCTTTGTTCCACACAAAGAGCTTGAACGACGTGGAGATCTGCGACAGTTTCCTGCTGGGGAAGTGCCCCGAGGGGACGTCGTGTCCAAAGCATCACACGGCCTTGCCATTCCACTGGCAGCTGTGGTGCCTCAAGACGCTGACCTGGGTGGATGTGCAATCTTCTGCCCAAGTTCTCCTGGAGCGTAAGTACTGCAAAGTGGACCGGGACACTACCTACTACCTCCATGACGG GAAAAGGCTCCACAGAGTGCATTTCGACACCATGAAGATATCCTGCTCGTCCACGTACAGCAGCGTCAGACGCCTGAGCAACTCGGAGAGTCACCCGTACTTCCCCGCCAAGTGGCGCATCTACTGGAGGGACATCTTACATTGGAAGGAGTACACCCAG GACCAGTCTGACTTTCTCCTTAAAAAGATTAGCCAGAAGGAACCACACTGTTCTTTAATCATCGATGCCAAGAAGTACAAGGTGGACTTTACCAACATGACCCAAATCAATGTAAAGACCGGCTACCAGAGGGATGTCCGCTGTGTAGCAGTTTACCACTCGCCTGAGTCTATGCACCCTTACTTGAA GACAGAGCCTGCCCAGCCTTTCCTTCAGCCCAACTTTAGTGTGGACCCTCTGGAGGacttcacctcctggtaccctccaGTGTGGTTTTCAGACTCAAAACAGGACATGAACCTGGTGAATGTTCCGGCCTGTTCAAGGGCCTTCAAGACTGTCCAGAAAGTCTTCAATGAGGGTCTGCATGAGATCATGGTGGACATTGTCAGCATCCATATGGTCCAGAATGCCCTGCACTGGGACAAGTATCAAAG GAAAAAGGTGTCCATGCAGAAAAAGCACGGCAGCTGCCAGGAACCTTTGGAGCGCCATCTCTTCCACGGCACTAAACAAAAGGCCGTCAATGACATCTGCCAGAACAACTTCGACCCAAGCAAGCATATGTACGGTAACTGCTCCTTTTTTGCCGCCTCAGCCGAAACGTCCCATCGGTACACGACTCCGGGGGAGCCTGATGGGGTCCGCCACATGTTCTTAGCAAAAGTCCTGGTAGGGAAGAAGATCGTGGGCCCGGATATTTTGCATAGCCGCTACGACGCCTGCTTTACAATTATTCCCGACGAATTTATCGTCTCTGACAGCTGTCAGATCTACCCCTACTTCCTCATCAGTTTCAAACACGAGTCCTACTTCATCGACATTTGA